A genomic segment from Nodularia sphaerocarpa UHCC 0038 encodes:
- a CDS encoding cytochrome c oxidase subunit 3 has translation MQSQIIDPAKTELNHHPATADAHHEAHPDHRLFGLVVFLIAEGMLFLGMFGAYLAFRATLPAWPPEGTPELELLLPGINTINLIASSFVMHNADTAIKKNDTKGMQIWLTITALMGASFLVGQVYEYAHLEFGLTTNLFASSFYVLTGFHGLHVTIGVLAIVAVLWRSRVPGHYSNEKHFGIEAAEIYWHFVDVIWIILFGLLYLL, from the coding sequence ATGCAAAGTCAAATAATTGACCCAGCGAAAACTGAACTAAATCATCATCCTGCAACCGCAGATGCTCATCACGAAGCACATCCAGATCATCGTCTGTTTGGGCTAGTGGTATTTCTCATCGCTGAAGGAATGCTTTTTCTGGGGATGTTCGGAGCTTATTTAGCTTTCCGTGCTACCTTACCTGCATGGCCTCCAGAAGGAACCCCAGAATTAGAACTATTGCTACCCGGAATTAATACTATCAATTTGATTGCTAGTAGTTTTGTGATGCACAATGCTGATACCGCTATCAAAAAAAATGATACCAAGGGTATGCAGATTTGGTTGACAATTACGGCGTTGATGGGTGCCAGTTTCTTGGTGGGTCAGGTTTATGAATATGCTCACCTGGAATTTGGTCTGACTACCAATTTGTTTGCTAGTTCATTTTATGTTTTAACTGGCTTCCACGGTCTGCACGTTACTATCGGCGTTTTGGCTATTGTGGCTGTGTTGTGGCGATCGCGCGTTCCCGGTCACTACAGTAACGAAAAGCACTTCGGTATCGAAGCGGCAGAAATCTATTGGCACTTTGTTGATGTAATTTGGATTATTTTGTTCGGATTACTGTACTTACTGTGA